In a genomic window of Piliocolobus tephrosceles isolate RC106 chromosome 1, ASM277652v3, whole genome shotgun sequence:
- the CD1C gene encoding T-cell surface glycoprotein CD1c isoform X1, which yields MLFLQFLLLAVLLPGGDNADAAQEHVSFYTIQILSFANQSWAQSQGSGWLDELQTHGWDSESGRIIFLHTWSKSNFSNEELSDLELLFRVYLFGLTREIQDHASQDYSKYPFEVQVKAGCELHSGKSPKGFFWVAFNGSDLLSFQNTTWVPSPDGGSLAPGVCHLLNHQYEGIKETVYNLIRSTCPRFLLGLLDAGKMYLHRQVRPEAWLSSHRSLGSDRLLLVCHASGFYPKPVWVTWMRNEQEQLGTKHGDILPNADGTWYLQVILEVASEETAGLSCRVRHSSLGGQDIILYWGHHFSMNWIALIVLVPLVILIVLVLRFKKHCSYQDIL from the exons ATGCTGTTTCTGCAGTTTCTGTTGCTAGCTGTTCTCCTTCCTGGTGGTGACAATGCAGACG CAGCCCAGGAACACGTCTCATTCTATACTATCCAGATCTTATCATTTGCCAACCAATCCTGGGCACAAAGTCAGGGTTCAGGATGGTTGGATGAGTTGCAGACTCATGGCTGGGACAGTGAATCAGGCAGAATAATTTTCCTGCACACCTGGTCCAAGAGCAACTTCAGCAACGAAGAGTTGTCAGACCTAGAGTTGTTATTTCGTGTCTACTTATTTGGATTAACTCGGGAGATTCAAGACCATGCCAGTCAAGATTACTCAAAAT atCCCTTTGAAGTACAGGTGAAAGCAGGCTGTGAACTGCATTCTGGAAAGAGCCCAAAAGGCTTCTTTTGGGTAGCTTTCAACGGATCAGATTTACTGAGTTTCCAAAATACAACATGGGTGCCATCTCCAGACGGTGGGAGTTTGGCCCCAGGTGTCTGTCATCTACTCAATCATCAGTATGAAGGCATCAAAGAAACAGTGTATAATCTCATAAGAAGCACTTGCCCCCGATTTTTGTTGGGTCTCCTGGATGCAGGGAAGATGTATCTGCACAGGCAAG TGAGGCCAGAGGCCTGGCTGTCCAGTCACCGCAGTCTTGGGTCTGACCGTCTGTTGCTGGTTTGTCATGCCTCCGGCTTCTACCCAAAGCCTGTTTGGGTGACATGGATGCGGAATGAACAGGAGCAACTGGGCACTAAACACGGTGATATTCTTCCTAATGCTGATGGGACATGGTATCTTCAGGTGATCTTGGAGGTGGCATCTGAGGAGACTGCTGGCCTGTCTTGTCGAGTGAGACACAGCAGTCTAGGAGGCCAGGACATCATCCTCTACTGGG GACACCACTTTTCCATGAATTGGATTGCCTTGATAGTGCTGGTGCCCTTGGTGATTCTAATAGTCCTTGTGTTACGGTTTAAGAAGCACTG CTCATATCAAGACATCCTGTGA
- the CD1C gene encoding T-cell surface glycoprotein CD1c isoform X2, with protein sequence MLFLQFLLLAVLLPGGDNADAQEHVSFYTIQILSFANQSWAQSQGSGWLDELQTHGWDSESGRIIFLHTWSKSNFSNEELSDLELLFRVYLFGLTREIQDHASQDYSKYPFEVQVKAGCELHSGKSPKGFFWVAFNGSDLLSFQNTTWVPSPDGGSLAPGVCHLLNHQYEGIKETVYNLIRSTCPRFLLGLLDAGKMYLHRQVRPEAWLSSHRSLGSDRLLLVCHASGFYPKPVWVTWMRNEQEQLGTKHGDILPNADGTWYLQVILEVASEETAGLSCRVRHSSLGGQDIILYWGHHFSMNWIALIVLVPLVILIVLVLRFKKHCSYQDIL encoded by the exons ATGCTGTTTCTGCAGTTTCTGTTGCTAGCTGTTCTCCTTCCTGGTGGTGACAATGCAGACG CCCAGGAACACGTCTCATTCTATACTATCCAGATCTTATCATTTGCCAACCAATCCTGGGCACAAAGTCAGGGTTCAGGATGGTTGGATGAGTTGCAGACTCATGGCTGGGACAGTGAATCAGGCAGAATAATTTTCCTGCACACCTGGTCCAAGAGCAACTTCAGCAACGAAGAGTTGTCAGACCTAGAGTTGTTATTTCGTGTCTACTTATTTGGATTAACTCGGGAGATTCAAGACCATGCCAGTCAAGATTACTCAAAAT atCCCTTTGAAGTACAGGTGAAAGCAGGCTGTGAACTGCATTCTGGAAAGAGCCCAAAAGGCTTCTTTTGGGTAGCTTTCAACGGATCAGATTTACTGAGTTTCCAAAATACAACATGGGTGCCATCTCCAGACGGTGGGAGTTTGGCCCCAGGTGTCTGTCATCTACTCAATCATCAGTATGAAGGCATCAAAGAAACAGTGTATAATCTCATAAGAAGCACTTGCCCCCGATTTTTGTTGGGTCTCCTGGATGCAGGGAAGATGTATCTGCACAGGCAAG TGAGGCCAGAGGCCTGGCTGTCCAGTCACCGCAGTCTTGGGTCTGACCGTCTGTTGCTGGTTTGTCATGCCTCCGGCTTCTACCCAAAGCCTGTTTGGGTGACATGGATGCGGAATGAACAGGAGCAACTGGGCACTAAACACGGTGATATTCTTCCTAATGCTGATGGGACATGGTATCTTCAGGTGATCTTGGAGGTGGCATCTGAGGAGACTGCTGGCCTGTCTTGTCGAGTGAGACACAGCAGTCTAGGAGGCCAGGACATCATCCTCTACTGGG GACACCACTTTTCCATGAATTGGATTGCCTTGATAGTGCTGGTGCCCTTGGTGATTCTAATAGTCCTTGTGTTACGGTTTAAGAAGCACTG CTCATATCAAGACATCCTGTGA
- the CD1C gene encoding T-cell surface glycoprotein CD1c isoform X6, producing MLFLQFLLLAVLLPGGDNADDPFEVQVKAGCELHSGKSPKGFFWVAFNGSDLLSFQNTTWVPSPDGGSLAPGVCHLLNHQYEGIKETVYNLIRSTCPRFLLGLLDAGKMYLHRQVRPEAWLSSHRSLGSDRLLLVCHASGFYPKPVWVTWMRNEQEQLGTKHGDILPNADGTWYLQVILEVASEETAGLSCRVRHSSLGGQDIILYWGHHFSMNWIALIVLVPLVILIVLVLRFKKHCSYQDIL from the exons ATGCTGTTTCTGCAGTTTCTGTTGCTAGCTGTTCTCCTTCCTGGTGGTGACAATGCAGACG atCCCTTTGAAGTACAGGTGAAAGCAGGCTGTGAACTGCATTCTGGAAAGAGCCCAAAAGGCTTCTTTTGGGTAGCTTTCAACGGATCAGATTTACTGAGTTTCCAAAATACAACATGGGTGCCATCTCCAGACGGTGGGAGTTTGGCCCCAGGTGTCTGTCATCTACTCAATCATCAGTATGAAGGCATCAAAGAAACAGTGTATAATCTCATAAGAAGCACTTGCCCCCGATTTTTGTTGGGTCTCCTGGATGCAGGGAAGATGTATCTGCACAGGCAAG TGAGGCCAGAGGCCTGGCTGTCCAGTCACCGCAGTCTTGGGTCTGACCGTCTGTTGCTGGTTTGTCATGCCTCCGGCTTCTACCCAAAGCCTGTTTGGGTGACATGGATGCGGAATGAACAGGAGCAACTGGGCACTAAACACGGTGATATTCTTCCTAATGCTGATGGGACATGGTATCTTCAGGTGATCTTGGAGGTGGCATCTGAGGAGACTGCTGGCCTGTCTTGTCGAGTGAGACACAGCAGTCTAGGAGGCCAGGACATCATCCTCTACTGGG GACACCACTTTTCCATGAATTGGATTGCCTTGATAGTGCTGGTGCCCTTGGTGATTCTAATAGTCCTTGTGTTACGGTTTAAGAAGCACTG CTCATATCAAGACATCCTGTGA
- the CD1C gene encoding T-cell surface glycoprotein CD1c isoform X3, translating to MLFLQFPLLAVLPGGDNAAAQEHVSFYTIQILSFANQSWAQSQGSGWLDELQTHGWDSESGRIIFLHTWSKSNFSNEELSDLELLFRVYLFGLTREIQDHASQDYSKYPFEVQVKAGCELHSGKSPKGFFWVAFNGSDLLSFQNTTWVPSPDGGSLAPGVCHLLNHQYEGIKETVYNLIRSTCPRFLLGLLDAGKMYLHRQVRPEAWLSSHRSLGSDRLLLVCHASGFYPKPVWVTWMRNEQEQLGTKHGDILPNADGTWYLQVILEVASEETAGLSCRVRHSSLGGQDIILYWGHHFSMNWIALIVLVPLVILIVLVLRFKKHCSYQDIL from the exons atgctgTTTCTGCAGTTTCCGCTGCTAGCTGTTCTCCCAGGTGGTGACAATGCAG CAGCCCAGGAACACGTCTCATTCTATACTATCCAGATCTTATCATTTGCCAACCAATCCTGGGCACAAAGTCAGGGTTCAGGATGGTTGGATGAGTTGCAGACTCATGGCTGGGACAGTGAATCAGGCAGAATAATTTTCCTGCACACCTGGTCCAAGAGCAACTTCAGCAACGAAGAGTTGTCAGACCTAGAGTTGTTATTTCGTGTCTACTTATTTGGATTAACTCGGGAGATTCAAGACCATGCCAGTCAAGATTACTCAAAAT atCCCTTTGAAGTACAGGTGAAAGCAGGCTGTGAACTGCATTCTGGAAAGAGCCCAAAAGGCTTCTTTTGGGTAGCTTTCAACGGATCAGATTTACTGAGTTTCCAAAATACAACATGGGTGCCATCTCCAGACGGTGGGAGTTTGGCCCCAGGTGTCTGTCATCTACTCAATCATCAGTATGAAGGCATCAAAGAAACAGTGTATAATCTCATAAGAAGCACTTGCCCCCGATTTTTGTTGGGTCTCCTGGATGCAGGGAAGATGTATCTGCACAGGCAAG TGAGGCCAGAGGCCTGGCTGTCCAGTCACCGCAGTCTTGGGTCTGACCGTCTGTTGCTGGTTTGTCATGCCTCCGGCTTCTACCCAAAGCCTGTTTGGGTGACATGGATGCGGAATGAACAGGAGCAACTGGGCACTAAACACGGTGATATTCTTCCTAATGCTGATGGGACATGGTATCTTCAGGTGATCTTGGAGGTGGCATCTGAGGAGACTGCTGGCCTGTCTTGTCGAGTGAGACACAGCAGTCTAGGAGGCCAGGACATCATCCTCTACTGGG GACACCACTTTTCCATGAATTGGATTGCCTTGATAGTGCTGGTGCCCTTGGTGATTCTAATAGTCCTTGTGTTACGGTTTAAGAAGCACTG CTCATATCAAGACATCCTGTGA
- the CD1C gene encoding T-cell surface glycoprotein CD1c isoform X4: MQTILSFANQSWAQSQGSGWLDELQTHGWDSESGRIIFLHTWSKSNFSNEELSDLELLFRVYLFGLTREIQDHASQDYSKYPFEVQVKAGCELHSGKSPKGFFWVAFNGSDLLSFQNTTWVPSPDGGSLAPGVCHLLNHQYEGIKETVYNLIRSTCPRFLLGLLDAGKMYLHRQVRPEAWLSSHRSLGSDRLLLVCHASGFYPKPVWVTWMRNEQEQLGTKHGDILPNADGTWYLQVILEVASEETAGLSCRVRHSSLGGQDIILYWGHHFSMNWIALIVLVPLVILIVLVLRFKKHCSYQDIL, from the exons ATGCAGACG ATCTTATCATTTGCCAACCAATCCTGGGCACAAAGTCAGGGTTCAGGATGGTTGGATGAGTTGCAGACTCATGGCTGGGACAGTGAATCAGGCAGAATAATTTTCCTGCACACCTGGTCCAAGAGCAACTTCAGCAACGAAGAGTTGTCAGACCTAGAGTTGTTATTTCGTGTCTACTTATTTGGATTAACTCGGGAGATTCAAGACCATGCCAGTCAAGATTACTCAAAAT atCCCTTTGAAGTACAGGTGAAAGCAGGCTGTGAACTGCATTCTGGAAAGAGCCCAAAAGGCTTCTTTTGGGTAGCTTTCAACGGATCAGATTTACTGAGTTTCCAAAATACAACATGGGTGCCATCTCCAGACGGTGGGAGTTTGGCCCCAGGTGTCTGTCATCTACTCAATCATCAGTATGAAGGCATCAAAGAAACAGTGTATAATCTCATAAGAAGCACTTGCCCCCGATTTTTGTTGGGTCTCCTGGATGCAGGGAAGATGTATCTGCACAGGCAAG TGAGGCCAGAGGCCTGGCTGTCCAGTCACCGCAGTCTTGGGTCTGACCGTCTGTTGCTGGTTTGTCATGCCTCCGGCTTCTACCCAAAGCCTGTTTGGGTGACATGGATGCGGAATGAACAGGAGCAACTGGGCACTAAACACGGTGATATTCTTCCTAATGCTGATGGGACATGGTATCTTCAGGTGATCTTGGAGGTGGCATCTGAGGAGACTGCTGGCCTGTCTTGTCGAGTGAGACACAGCAGTCTAGGAGGCCAGGACATCATCCTCTACTGGG GACACCACTTTTCCATGAATTGGATTGCCTTGATAGTGCTGGTGCCCTTGGTGATTCTAATAGTCCTTGTGTTACGGTTTAAGAAGCACTG CTCATATCAAGACATCCTGTGA
- the CD1C gene encoding T-cell surface glycoprotein CD1c isoform X5 yields the protein MQILSFANQSWAQSQGSGWLDELQTHGWDSESGRIIFLHTWSKSNFSNEELSDLELLFRVYLFGLTREIQDHASQDYSKYPFEVQVKAGCELHSGKSPKGFFWVAFNGSDLLSFQNTTWVPSPDGGSLAPGVCHLLNHQYEGIKETVYNLIRSTCPRFLLGLLDAGKMYLHRQVRPEAWLSSHRSLGSDRLLLVCHASGFYPKPVWVTWMRNEQEQLGTKHGDILPNADGTWYLQVILEVASEETAGLSCRVRHSSLGGQDIILYWGHHFSMNWIALIVLVPLVILIVLVLRFKKHCSYQDIL from the exons ATGCAG ATCTTATCATTTGCCAACCAATCCTGGGCACAAAGTCAGGGTTCAGGATGGTTGGATGAGTTGCAGACTCATGGCTGGGACAGTGAATCAGGCAGAATAATTTTCCTGCACACCTGGTCCAAGAGCAACTTCAGCAACGAAGAGTTGTCAGACCTAGAGTTGTTATTTCGTGTCTACTTATTTGGATTAACTCGGGAGATTCAAGACCATGCCAGTCAAGATTACTCAAAAT atCCCTTTGAAGTACAGGTGAAAGCAGGCTGTGAACTGCATTCTGGAAAGAGCCCAAAAGGCTTCTTTTGGGTAGCTTTCAACGGATCAGATTTACTGAGTTTCCAAAATACAACATGGGTGCCATCTCCAGACGGTGGGAGTTTGGCCCCAGGTGTCTGTCATCTACTCAATCATCAGTATGAAGGCATCAAAGAAACAGTGTATAATCTCATAAGAAGCACTTGCCCCCGATTTTTGTTGGGTCTCCTGGATGCAGGGAAGATGTATCTGCACAGGCAAG TGAGGCCAGAGGCCTGGCTGTCCAGTCACCGCAGTCTTGGGTCTGACCGTCTGTTGCTGGTTTGTCATGCCTCCGGCTTCTACCCAAAGCCTGTTTGGGTGACATGGATGCGGAATGAACAGGAGCAACTGGGCACTAAACACGGTGATATTCTTCCTAATGCTGATGGGACATGGTATCTTCAGGTGATCTTGGAGGTGGCATCTGAGGAGACTGCTGGCCTGTCTTGTCGAGTGAGACACAGCAGTCTAGGAGGCCAGGACATCATCCTCTACTGGG GACACCACTTTTCCATGAATTGGATTGCCTTGATAGTGCTGGTGCCCTTGGTGATTCTAATAGTCCTTGTGTTACGGTTTAAGAAGCACTG CTCATATCAAGACATCCTGTGA